A genome region from Pseudanabaena sp. Chao 1811 includes the following:
- the rpsD gene encoding 30S ribosomal protein S4: protein MSRYRGPRLRIVRRLGELPGLSRKQPKHAYPPGQHGQDRKKRSEYAVRLEEKQKLRFNYGLTETQLLRYVRRARRVKGSTGLVLLQLLEMRLDNTVFRLGLAPTIPAARQLVNHGHITINGKSVTIPSYGVRPGEVISVKDNEKSKKIVERNLEFPGLSNIPSHLEFDKTKMTGKVNGVVEREWVALQVNELLVIEYYSRQA from the coding sequence ATGTCCCGTTATAGAGGTCCGCGCCTCAGAATCGTCAGAAGACTCGGAGAGCTTCCCGGTCTAAGTCGCAAACAACCTAAGCACGCATATCCACCTGGACAACATGGTCAAGATCGCAAAAAGCGTTCTGAGTATGCAGTGCGTCTCGAAGAAAAACAAAAATTACGTTTTAACTACGGTCTAACCGAAACTCAACTACTCCGCTATGTGCGTCGTGCTAGAAGAGTTAAGGGTTCTACAGGACTTGTATTGTTGCAATTGCTAGAAATGCGTTTAGACAATACCGTTTTTCGTTTGGGTTTAGCACCAACGATTCCTGCGGCACGTCAGCTAGTAAATCATGGACATATCACCATCAATGGCAAGAGTGTCACCATTCCTAGCTATGGTGTTCGCCCTGGTGAAGTAATTAGCGTCAAAGACAACGAAAAATCGAAAAAGATCGTCGAGCGTAACCTCGAATTCCCCGGTCTATCTAACATTCCTAGCCATTTAGAATTTGACAAAACAAAAATGACTGGTAAGGTCAATGGCGTTGTTGAACGTGAATGGGTGGCATTGCAAGTGAACGAACTGCTGGTTATTGAGTACTACTCACGCCAAGCTTAA
- a CDS encoding adenylate/guanylate cyclase domain-containing protein — protein sequence METTLEFVQRILQSSPGIFATTGQSGTGKLTTLLAIVNEFTRSGSPVKLFTEDLNFPFVLPENWSIQVVIPKETAWTEAIENSILDSSIPFVIDILNLNNYKSVFLAAQQKRWIFTCIDTPYIGIDVVYNFRDWIGINYSEILQQFSCVWSQTLLPLLCINCAQPVQVGVEAMKLLDPNTHQAEELWKEVGCEICEQRGTKKRGAVYEILQIDDETRPILQDYLENNIITPLPSTKHQTIQDFARSLLRSGKVGIETYKKFITQNPMLRVQHLLEHEKYRSAQMQDMFSRFVTRQVVDRILHSSDFAEIVAGERRKVTCVFCDVRNFTSYAETASPDDIFALLNSYFQDIIEIVFHYEGTIDKFIGDSIMLVFGAPTEQLDQEIRAVRCAIAIQHKVAEINKKRTNKDVINLGIGINTGEVIAGCLGSERRMDYTVLGDVVNVAARLESRASARQILISAETFMAIQDKIPCHSVGDLVLKGKSERLSAFEVVYE from the coding sequence TTGGAGACTACCTTAGAGTTTGTCCAAAGAATTCTTCAATCCTCACCTGGCATTTTTGCAACTACAGGTCAATCTGGCACAGGTAAACTAACAACTTTATTGGCAATTGTAAATGAGTTTACTAGGTCAGGATCACCAGTCAAACTTTTTACAGAAGATCTAAATTTCCCTTTTGTACTTCCAGAGAACTGGTCGATTCAGGTTGTTATACCAAAAGAAACTGCTTGGACTGAGGCAATAGAAAATTCAATTCTAGATTCGTCTATACCTTTTGTGATTGATATATTGAACTTGAACAATTACAAATCAGTCTTTCTTGCCGCTCAACAAAAACGATGGATTTTTACTTGTATTGATACGCCTTATATAGGGATTGATGTTGTCTACAATTTTCGAGATTGGATAGGAATTAATTATTCGGAAATTCTTCAGCAATTTTCTTGCGTTTGGTCGCAGACACTCTTGCCTCTCTTATGTATAAATTGCGCTCAACCAGTTCAAGTTGGGGTTGAAGCAATGAAGTTGTTAGATCCTAATACCCATCAAGCAGAAGAACTATGGAAAGAAGTTGGTTGTGAAATTTGTGAACAGCGTGGCACCAAAAAACGTGGTGCTGTTTACGAAATCTTGCAAATCGATGATGAGACAAGACCGATTTTGCAGGATTATTTAGAAAACAACATTATTACGCCGTTACCAAGTACTAAACATCAGACAATTCAAGACTTTGCTCGTAGCCTTTTGAGATCTGGAAAGGTTGGGATTGAGACATATAAGAAATTTATCACCCAAAATCCTATGTTGCGTGTTCAACATCTACTCGAACATGAAAAGTATCGCTCAGCCCAGATGCAAGATATGTTCAGTCGCTTTGTTACTCGACAGGTGGTGGATCGGATTTTACACAGCTCAGATTTTGCCGAGATCGTTGCAGGTGAAAGACGTAAAGTAACTTGTGTGTTCTGTGACGTTCGTAACTTTACATCCTATGCCGAAACTGCCTCTCCAGATGATATTTTTGCTCTCCTTAACAGTTATTTTCAAGACATTATTGAGATTGTCTTCCACTATGAAGGCACAATTGATAAGTTTATCGGTGACTCAATTATGTTGGTGTTCGGTGCCCCCACTGAGCAACTTGATCAGGAAATAAGAGCAGTGCGCTGTGCGATCGCCATCCAACACAAGGTAGCGGAAATCAACAAAAAAAGAACTAATAAAGATGTTATTAATCTTGGAATTGGTATTAATACAGGAGAAGTGATAGCTGGCTGTTTAGGCAGCGAACGCCGTATGGATTATACAGTTCTTGGTGATGTAGTAAATGTTGCTGCACGTCTTGAGAGTAGAGCTAGTGCTAGACAGATTTTAATCAGTGCTGAGACTTTCATGGCTATTCAAGACAAAATACCTTGTCACTCCGTTGGTGATCTAGTATTAAAGGGAAAATCTGAGAGACTATCAGCTTTTGAAGTAGTTTATGAATGA
- a CDS encoding ribonuclease catalytic domain-containing protein, whose amino-acid sequence MEKGTLVEVKLHGDRRLVVIDRPEGKKHFQAIDENGNTHTIHPREINYIIKASGESSSFTYTQIPSFLKKVENFLDPSSLEVAWEILIEDNQPTNPSDLANLLFSEVSAVTSYASYCLLSSDKIYFKQKGDLYEPRSTSQVSELKHQAEAAAQRAKLIEEFQNKLTTKLSGGEVEWTTSDRSRLDCLERYALNGDEASDKAAAQELLSFAKRPKNEQAAFQMLVDLGIWSEHENLNLLRSQIPIRFANELIVAAQECFTAPIPDHMGDLRRDLTHLHVYTIDDISTTEIDDGLSIETLADGRKRIWIHIADPTRWLDPDSPLDRDARKRGTSVYLPTGVIPMFPIELAAGPMSLIENKVCHAVSFAVDLDEVGAVAHYEIVTSLVKPNYRLTYEDVEEMLQLGVEDDLDRLADFARLRKKWRVDQGAIEIHLPDTSVKVDSKNGDRLTLELMEDTFSRQLVAEMMILAGEVAAKFAQTNNIPIPYRYQEQPELPPLDTLMQLPSGPVREFAICRCMTKGSLGLYASRHAGLGLDAYAQVTSPIRRYSDLLAHWQIKAFLRGEPLPFTAEMLTAILQAIDPAIWDANQVERQSVKYWSLEYLRRNKDVVWEALMLDWLRENEKLALVLIEDLGLKLPMRINRQIQVGDNLRIKTGEVDPRKDIIYFQEVQQSTSPLEMEMERNSDRIESEYATL is encoded by the coding sequence TTGGAAAAAGGTACGCTAGTCGAAGTGAAATTGCATGGCGATCGCCGCCTTGTCGTGATTGATCGTCCTGAAGGCAAAAAGCACTTTCAAGCGATCGATGAAAATGGCAATACCCACACGATCCACCCCCGCGAGATTAATTACATTATTAAGGCTAGTGGTGAAAGCTCTAGCTTTACTTATACACAAATCCCCTCGTTTTTAAAAAAAGTCGAAAATTTTCTCGATCCCTCTAGCCTCGAAGTTGCTTGGGAAATTTTGATCGAAGACAATCAACCCACTAACCCTAGCGATCTTGCCAATCTCCTATTTTCAGAAGTTTCTGCGGTTACGTCCTACGCTTCCTATTGCCTATTAAGTAGTGACAAAATTTATTTCAAACAAAAGGGCGATCTCTACGAACCCCGCTCAACTTCTCAAGTCTCAGAACTAAAACATCAAGCGGAAGCCGCTGCCCAACGCGCTAAATTAATTGAGGAATTTCAGAATAAGCTAACGACGAAGCTATCGGGTGGTGAAGTCGAATGGACTACGAGCGATCGCAGTCGGTTAGATTGTTTAGAACGTTACGCCCTTAATGGTGATGAAGCCTCAGATAAAGCCGCCGCCCAAGAGTTACTGAGCTTTGCTAAACGTCCTAAAAATGAACAGGCCGCATTTCAAATGTTGGTTGACCTTGGCATTTGGAGCGAACATGAAAATCTGAATTTGCTGCGTAGCCAGATTCCAATTCGCTTTGCTAATGAATTGATTGTCGCCGCACAGGAATGTTTTACTGCGCCCATTCCTGACCATATGGGAGACCTGCGCCGCGATCTCACCCATCTGCATGTCTATACGATTGATGATATTAGCACCACCGAAATCGATGATGGTTTGAGTATCGAGACCCTAGCAGATGGTCGCAAGCGGATTTGGATTCACATTGCTGATCCCACACGCTGGCTTGATCCTGACAGTCCCTTAGATCGGGATGCGCGTAAGCGTGGCACAAGTGTCTACTTGCCCACAGGTGTGATCCCGATGTTCCCCATTGAACTAGCGGCAGGTCCCATGAGTTTGATCGAGAATAAGGTCTGTCATGCGGTTTCTTTTGCGGTCGATCTGGATGAGGTGGGTGCAGTTGCTCATTACGAAATTGTGACAAGTTTGGTGAAGCCGAACTATCGCCTCACCTATGAAGATGTCGAAGAAATGCTACAACTCGGCGTAGAGGATGATCTCGATCGCCTTGCCGACTTTGCCCGCCTTCGCAAAAAATGGCGCGTTGATCAGGGTGCGATCGAAATTCATTTACCTGATACCAGCGTCAAGGTTGACTCGAAAAATGGCGATCGCCTGACCTTAGAACTGATGGAGGACACCTTCTCTCGGCAACTGGTCGCCGAAATGATGATCCTTGCTGGTGAAGTCGCTGCTAAGTTTGCACAAACAAATAACATTCCTATTCCCTATCGCTATCAAGAACAACCAGAATTACCACCCCTCGATACCTTGATGCAGTTGCCATCAGGCCCCGTGCGCGAATTTGCGATCTGTCGCTGTATGACTAAAGGCTCATTAGGGCTATATGCTTCGCGCCATGCAGGTTTGGGACTTGATGCCTATGCACAGGTGACATCCCCAATTCGTCGCTATAGCGATTTATTAGCCCATTGGCAAATCAAGGCTTTCTTGCGTGGTGAGCCTCTGCCCTTTACTGCGGAAATGCTGACGGCAATTTTACAGGCGATCGATCCTGCGATTTGGGATGCCAATCAGGTTGAGCGGCAATCGGTTAAATATTGGAGCTTAGAATATCTGCGTCGCAATAAGGATGTGGTGTGGGAAGCGTTGATGCTGGATTGGTTGCGCGAAAATGAAAAGCTGGCTCTAGTCTTGATCGAAGATTTGGGCTTGAAGTTACCAATGCGAATTAATCGCCAGATCCAAGTGGGCGATAATTTGCGAATTAAAACAGGTGAGGTTGATCCCCGTAAGGACATTATTTATTTCCAAGAAGTGCAGCAGTCTACCTCTCCCCTAGAAATGGAGATGGAAAGAAATAGCGATCGGATCGAATCAGAGTATGCCACTCTTTGA